The proteins below come from a single Drosophila busckii strain San Diego stock center, stock number 13000-0081.31 chromosome X, ASM1175060v1, whole genome shotgun sequence genomic window:
- the LOC108606002 gene encoding ferritin-2 heavy chain: protein MANPMRLMRRTMCQLMRQNFAKSCEEKLNDQLNMELKACHQYLAMAYHFDRADMSAPGVHNFLLQASREEREHAETIMKYMNKRGGLIKLSAVPEPTPTSAFEDALAALRLALQMELEVNQHLLDLHAVAGKENDPNLCDFIEANFLQEQVDGQKVLADYISQLERAQSDLGVYLFDKYIAVSNADGMHGKK, encoded by the coding sequence ATGGCCAATCCAATGCGCCTAATGAGACGCACAATGTGCCAGCTAATGCGGCAGAATTTCGCCAAGAGCTGCGAGGAGAAACTGAACGATCAGCTCAATATGGAGCTGAAGGCTTGCCATCAATATCTGGCCATGGCCTATCACTTCGATCGCGCGGATATGAGTGCACCAGGGGTGCACAATTTTCTGCTGCAGGCGAGCCGAGAGGAGCGTGAGCATGCCGAGACGATAATGAAATATATGAACAAGCGTGGCGGACTGATCAAGTTGAGCGCAGTGCCGGAGCCGACGCCGACGTCGGCATTCGAGGATGCACTGGCGGCTCTGCGACTGGCACTGCAAATGGAGCTGGAGGTGAATCAGCATTTGCTGGATCTGCATGCGGTGGCGGGCAAAGAGAACGATCCAAATTTATGCGATTTTATTGAGGCGAATTTTCTGCAGGAGCAAGTCGATGGCCAAAAGGTATTAGCCGATTATATTAGCCAGCTGGAGCGGGCTCAGAGCGATTTGGGTGTTTATCTGTTTGATAAATATATTGCGGTATCCAATGCCGATGGCATGCAtggtaaaaaataa
- the LOC108606660 gene encoding chondroitin sulfate glucuronyltransferase isoform X1, producing the protein MRRPCALSRNHYFVIGLVLGLVLSCYIPQNIWDLVQQEECPQEVAENLLIERFGQDFEPHLNLINKPLAAKKPVKNVLRPRYYSSELGIREKLFIGVLTSQENINGLATAFNRTVAHLVNKIKFFMNADSVKTNYELKNIVGFTDTRESRRPFHVIKYIADNYIDDYDYFLLVPDTVYVDARKLNALLYHMSITFDLYMGGGRVGVAAADGAAAAGSELNYDESNDSAGAAAAASQSDRNYCDLEAGILLSSSVIRKMNNNLDRCVRMGITNDHSVNIGRCVKYASRVAGCQETFQGMRQYSYALNTKTRKYKDLSILAKEQAFLNATTIYPVQTAEDFYRLHAYHSKQHLELAQQRGYALEQKSYRIANGSISNKILEIRWPLGVAPPSAPETRHDMLIWQLINGTHSFFPHGQADHAVAPLSRIESLDFAKILEIGLQYAAQKYPKLRYHSLHSAYRKFDATRGMDYQLHFNMNAGTDSQQRLLLKSFEIVKPLGRVEVVHSPYVTESTRIALLVPAFEHQASDAVDFVSQYERICMHNQDNTFLLLIFIYRPSSPSKGDDDPFKALKTLALDLSTKYKTDGSRIAWVSIRLPDHMSAPVSSEDWLLYASMYGPQRLLSLAVADLALTKLGLDSLVLMATPGMLFQTDFLNRVRMNTIQGFQVYAPIGFQLYPCSWAHFCKECDTCDISQSSGYFDRQNHDVIAFYSRDYVAARKLMDPLGLPIIRNDQDIEELLQSTKRPAGIESILDMFVAAQHSVHILRAIEPHLRFGLAVRKHLGRGGTLPPSCGATASQCIHLASRKQIGDAIIRYEDRSILHK; encoded by the exons GTAAAAAATGTGCTGCGTCCGCGTTACTACTCATCGGAGCTGGGGATACGTGAGAAGCTGTTTATCGGTGTGTTGACCTCGCAGGAGAACATCAATGGCTTGGCGACCGCCTTCAATCGGACTGTCGCCCACTTGGTGAACAAGATCAAGTTCTTCATGAATGCGGACAGCGTGAAGACCAACTATGAGCTGAAGAACATTGTCGGGTTTACGGACACGCGCGAGAGTCGTCGGCCCTTCCATGTGATCAAGTATATTGCCGACAACTATATAGATGACTATGATTACTTTCTGCTGGTGCCGGATACGGTTTATGTGGATGCGCGTAAGCTGAATGCGTTGCTCTATCACATGAGCATCACATTTGATCTCTATATGGGCGGCGggcgagtgggcgtggcagcagcagacggAGCTGCCGCCGCTGGCAGTGAGCTGAACTATGATGAGTCAAATGATTCCGCTggtgcggcggcggcggcgtcccAAAGTGATCGCAACTATTGCGATTTGGAAGCGGGCAtattgctcagcagcagcgtcatcCGGAAGATGAACAACAATTTGGATCGTTGTGTGCGGATGGGGATTACGAATGATCATAGTGTTAACATTGGACGTTGTGTCAAGTATGCGAGTCGTGTGGCTGGATGTCAGGAGACGTTTCAG ggCATGCGGCAGTACAGTTACGCCTTGAACACTAAGACGAGAAAGTACAAGGATCTCAGCATATTGGCCAAGGAGCAGGCGTTTCTCAATGCCACCACCATTTATCCAGTGCAGACAGCAGAGGATTTTTATAGACTTCACGCCTATCACTCCAAG cAACATTTggagctggcgcagcagcgtGGCTATGCCTTGGAACAGAAATCCTATCGCATTGCCAATGGCAgcatttcaaacaaaatactCGAGATACGTTGGCCGCTGGGCGTGGCACCGCCCAGTGCGCCAGAGACGCGACACGATATGCTCATCTGGCAATTGATAAATGGCACGCATAGTTTCTTTCCCCACGGCCAGGCGGATCATGCGGTGGCGCCCCTAAGTCGCATCGAATCGCTGGACTTTGCCAAAATACTCGAAATCGGCTTGCAATATGCCGCCCAGAAATATCCCAAGCTGCGCTATCACAGTCTGCACAGTGCCTATCGCAAGTTTGATGCCACACGTGGCATGGACTATCAGCTGCACTTCAATATGAATGCCGGCACCGATTCccagcagcgtctgctgctcAAAAGCTTCGAGATCGTCAAGCCCCTGGGACGCGTCGAGGTTGTTCACTCTCCCTATGTGACGGAGAGCACGAGGATCGCCTTGTTGGTGCCCGCCTTTGAGCATCAGGCATCGGATGCTGTGGACTTTGTCTCGCAATATGAGCGAATCTGTATGCATAATCAGGATAACACATTTCTCCTGCTG ATTTTCATTTATCGCCCAAGTTCGCCCAGCAAAGGCGACGATGATCCCTTCAAGGCTCTCAAGACACTCGCGCTGGATCTCTCTACCAAATATAAAACGGATGGCTCTCGCATCGCTTGGGTATCCATACGCCTGCCCGATCACATGAGTGCGCCTGTTTCTAGCGAGGATTGGCTGCTCTATGCGTCCATGTATGGGCCACAGCGACTGTTGAGCTTGGCCGTGGCAGACTTGGCGTTGACCAAACTGGGATTGGACTCGCTGGTGCTGATGGCCACACCGGGCATGCTCTTCCAAACGGATTTTCTCAATCGCGTGCGCATGAATACGATACAAGGATTTCAGGTCTATGCACCCATCGGATTTCAGCTCTATCCCTGCAGTTGGGCGCATTTCTGCAAGGAATGCGATACTTGCGATATAAGCCAGAGCTCCGGCTACTTTGATCGTCAGAATCATGatgtaattgcattttatagcaGGGATTATGTGGCGG cgcGCAAGCTGATGGATCCGCTGGGATTGCCCATTATACGCAACGATCAGGATATAGAAGAGCTGCTGCAATCAACGAAACGTCCAGCGGGCATTGAGAGCATCCTGGACATGTTTGTGGCCGCGCAGCACTCGGTGCACATCTTGCGCGCAATCGAGCCGCATTTACGCTTTGGCCTGGCGGTGAGAAAACATCTGGGACGCGGTGGCACGTTGCCGCCCAGCTGCGGCGCCACAGCGAGCCAGTGCATCCACCTGGCGTCACGCAAACAGATCGGCGATGCCATCATACGCTATGAGGACAGAAGTATTCTACACAAGTAG
- the LOC108606660 gene encoding chondroitin sulfate glucuronyltransferase isoform X2 translates to MNADSVKTNYELKNIVGFTDTRESRRPFHVIKYIADNYIDDYDYFLLVPDTVYVDARKLNALLYHMSITFDLYMGGGRVGVAAADGAAAAGSELNYDESNDSAGAAAAASQSDRNYCDLEAGILLSSSVIRKMNNNLDRCVRMGITNDHSVNIGRCVKYASRVAGCQETFQGMRQYSYALNTKTRKYKDLSILAKEQAFLNATTIYPVQTAEDFYRLHAYHSKQHLELAQQRGYALEQKSYRIANGSISNKILEIRWPLGVAPPSAPETRHDMLIWQLINGTHSFFPHGQADHAVAPLSRIESLDFAKILEIGLQYAAQKYPKLRYHSLHSAYRKFDATRGMDYQLHFNMNAGTDSQQRLLLKSFEIVKPLGRVEVVHSPYVTESTRIALLVPAFEHQASDAVDFVSQYERICMHNQDNTFLLLIFIYRPSSPSKGDDDPFKALKTLALDLSTKYKTDGSRIAWVSIRLPDHMSAPVSSEDWLLYASMYGPQRLLSLAVADLALTKLGLDSLVLMATPGMLFQTDFLNRVRMNTIQGFQVYAPIGFQLYPCSWAHFCKECDTCDISQSSGYFDRQNHDVIAFYSRDYVAARKLMDPLGLPIIRNDQDIEELLQSTKRPAGIESILDMFVAAQHSVHILRAIEPHLRFGLAVRKHLGRGGTLPPSCGATASQCIHLASRKQIGDAIIRYEDRSILHK, encoded by the exons ATGAATGCGGACAGCGTGAAGACCAACTATGAGCTGAAGAACATTGTCGGGTTTACGGACACGCGCGAGAGTCGTCGGCCCTTCCATGTGATCAAGTATATTGCCGACAACTATATAGATGACTATGATTACTTTCTGCTGGTGCCGGATACGGTTTATGTGGATGCGCGTAAGCTGAATGCGTTGCTCTATCACATGAGCATCACATTTGATCTCTATATGGGCGGCGggcgagtgggcgtggcagcagcagacggAGCTGCCGCCGCTGGCAGTGAGCTGAACTATGATGAGTCAAATGATTCCGCTggtgcggcggcggcggcgtcccAAAGTGATCGCAACTATTGCGATTTGGAAGCGGGCAtattgctcagcagcagcgtcatcCGGAAGATGAACAACAATTTGGATCGTTGTGTGCGGATGGGGATTACGAATGATCATAGTGTTAACATTGGACGTTGTGTCAAGTATGCGAGTCGTGTGGCTGGATGTCAGGAGACGTTTCAG ggCATGCGGCAGTACAGTTACGCCTTGAACACTAAGACGAGAAAGTACAAGGATCTCAGCATATTGGCCAAGGAGCAGGCGTTTCTCAATGCCACCACCATTTATCCAGTGCAGACAGCAGAGGATTTTTATAGACTTCACGCCTATCACTCCAAG cAACATTTggagctggcgcagcagcgtGGCTATGCCTTGGAACAGAAATCCTATCGCATTGCCAATGGCAgcatttcaaacaaaatactCGAGATACGTTGGCCGCTGGGCGTGGCACCGCCCAGTGCGCCAGAGACGCGACACGATATGCTCATCTGGCAATTGATAAATGGCACGCATAGTTTCTTTCCCCACGGCCAGGCGGATCATGCGGTGGCGCCCCTAAGTCGCATCGAATCGCTGGACTTTGCCAAAATACTCGAAATCGGCTTGCAATATGCCGCCCAGAAATATCCCAAGCTGCGCTATCACAGTCTGCACAGTGCCTATCGCAAGTTTGATGCCACACGTGGCATGGACTATCAGCTGCACTTCAATATGAATGCCGGCACCGATTCccagcagcgtctgctgctcAAAAGCTTCGAGATCGTCAAGCCCCTGGGACGCGTCGAGGTTGTTCACTCTCCCTATGTGACGGAGAGCACGAGGATCGCCTTGTTGGTGCCCGCCTTTGAGCATCAGGCATCGGATGCTGTGGACTTTGTCTCGCAATATGAGCGAATCTGTATGCATAATCAGGATAACACATTTCTCCTGCTG ATTTTCATTTATCGCCCAAGTTCGCCCAGCAAAGGCGACGATGATCCCTTCAAGGCTCTCAAGACACTCGCGCTGGATCTCTCTACCAAATATAAAACGGATGGCTCTCGCATCGCTTGGGTATCCATACGCCTGCCCGATCACATGAGTGCGCCTGTTTCTAGCGAGGATTGGCTGCTCTATGCGTCCATGTATGGGCCACAGCGACTGTTGAGCTTGGCCGTGGCAGACTTGGCGTTGACCAAACTGGGATTGGACTCGCTGGTGCTGATGGCCACACCGGGCATGCTCTTCCAAACGGATTTTCTCAATCGCGTGCGCATGAATACGATACAAGGATTTCAGGTCTATGCACCCATCGGATTTCAGCTCTATCCCTGCAGTTGGGCGCATTTCTGCAAGGAATGCGATACTTGCGATATAAGCCAGAGCTCCGGCTACTTTGATCGTCAGAATCATGatgtaattgcattttatagcaGGGATTATGTGGCGG cgcGCAAGCTGATGGATCCGCTGGGATTGCCCATTATACGCAACGATCAGGATATAGAAGAGCTGCTGCAATCAACGAAACGTCCAGCGGGCATTGAGAGCATCCTGGACATGTTTGTGGCCGCGCAGCACTCGGTGCACATCTTGCGCGCAATCGAGCCGCATTTACGCTTTGGCCTGGCGGTGAGAAAACATCTGGGACGCGGTGGCACGTTGCCGCCCAGCTGCGGCGCCACAGCGAGCCAGTGCATCCACCTGGCGTCACGCAAACAGATCGGCGATGCCATCATACGCTATGAGGACAGAAGTATTCTACACAAGTAG
- the LOC108605986 gene encoding probable alpha-aspartyl dipeptidase, producing MNVGTRNLLLLSSSRLHGHGYLEHARSQLEELFNAKNVKTVLFVPFALRDHDKYTATVRAALQPWGYAVEGLHTKPDFGQALREAEAIFVGGGNTFVLLKQLYELQLVELMRELVLQRGLTYVGSSAGTNVATRSIHTTNDMPVIHPPSFEALGLVPFNINPHYLETDLNTEHKGETRDERIEEFIAYHGRPVLGLREGTSVRIQGDKATLLGERHAKLFKADGSSLEYAPQADLSFLLQP from the exons ATGAACGTTGGCACACGTAATCTGCTGCTGTTATCCTCCTCACGACTCCATGGGCATGGCTATCTGGAGCATGCACGCAGCCAACTGGAGGAGTTATTTAATGC CAAGAATGTTAAGACTGTGCTCTTTGTTCCGTTTGCACTGCGAGATCATGACAAGTATACGGCAACGGTGCGAGCCGCTTTGCAGCCCTGGGGCTATGCCGTAGAGGGACTGCATACAAAGCCAGACTTTGGGCAAGCGCTGCGCGAAGCGGAGGCAATTTTTGTAGGCGGCGGCAATACGTTTGTGCTGCTCAAGCAACTCTATGAACTGCAGCTGGTTGAACTGATGCGTGAGCTGGTGCTGCAACGTGGCTTAACCTATGTGGGCAGCAGTGCGGGTACTAATGTTGCCACACGCTCCATACACACCACCAACGACATGCCTGTTATCCATCCGCCCAGCTTTGAAGCGCTCGGCTTGGTGCCCTTCAATATCAATCCACACTATTTGGAAACGGACCTCAATACCGAACACAAGGGAGAGACGCGTGATGAGCGCATTGAGGAGTTCATTGCGTATCACGGCCGTCCAGTACTTGGACTGCGCGAGGGCACCAGTGTGCGTATCCAGGGCGATAAGGCAACGCTGCTGGGCGAGCGTCATGCTAAGCTTTTCAAAGC TGATGGTTCTTCCCTGGAATACGCCCCCCAGGCTGATCTCAGTTTCTTGCTGCAACCGTAA
- the LOC108606720 gene encoding dual specificity mitogen-activated protein kinase kinase 6 has translation MSRRPRPPRIEVGPTDNQPAALVPPRNLDSRATIQIGDQTFDIDADSLEKICDLGRGAYGIVEKMRHRQTGTVLAVKRIPMTVNFREQQRLIMDLDISMRSSDCPYTVHFYGAMYREGDVWICMEVMNTSLDKFYPKVFKNELTMEEPVLGKIAMSVVSALHYLHAQLRVIHRDVKPSNILINRSGQVKICDFGISGYLVDSVAKTIDAGCKPYMAPERIDPQGNPAQYDIRSDIWSLGISMIEMATGQYPYNKWKTPFEQLRQVVTDDPPRLPKDKFSPEFESFIAVCLQREYTARPNYEQLLQHEFIVEHLRRDTDISKFVERILDLPDEQMAQ, from the exons ATGTCACGACGTCCGCGACCCCCACGCATCGAAGTGGGTCCAACTGACAATCAGCCGGCAGCATT AGTGCCTCCACGCAATTTGGACTCACGCGCCACCATACAAATTGGCGATCAGACATTTGACATCGATGCCGATAGTTTGGAGAAGATCTGCGATCTAGGACGTGGTGCCTATGGAATTGTCGAGAAGATGCGACACCGTCAAACGGGCACGGTGCTGGCCGTCAAACGCATACCAATGACGGTTAACTTTCGTGAACAGCAACGTCTCATCATGGATTTAGATATATCGATGCGTTCCAGCGACTGTCCCTATACGGTCCATTTCTATGGTGCAATGTATCGCGAAGGCGATGTTTGGATTTGCATGGAGGTAATGAACACCAGTTTGGACAAATTCTACCCCAaggtatttaaaaatgaacttACCATGGAGGAACCAGTGCTCGGCAAG ATTGCTATGAGTGTGGTCAGCGCGTTGCATTATCTGCATGCTCAGCTACGTGTTATACATCGCGATGTTAAGCCTTCCAATATATTGATTAATCGCAGTGGCCAAGTTAAGATATGCGACTTTGGCATCTCTG GATATTTGGTTGATTCGGTGGCCAAGACTATTGATGCTGGCTGCAAGCCTTATATGGCACCAGAACGCATTGATCCGCAGGGCAATCCCGCACAATATGATATACGTTCGGATATCTGGTCTCTAGGCATAAGCATGATTGAAATGGCCACGGGCCAGTATCCTTATAACAAATGGAAGACGCCctttgagcagctgcgtcag GTTGTGACAGATGATCCGCCGCGTTTGCCCAAGGACAAGTTCTCTCCAGAGTTTGAGAGCTTTATAGCAGTCTGCTTGCAACGGGAGTATACGGCGAGACCAAACTAtgagcaattgttgcaacatgaATTCATTGTTGAGCATTTAAGGCGTGATACAGATATCTCCAAGTTTGTTGAAAGGATACTGGATCTGCCCGATGAGCAGATGGCCCAGTAG